One window of the Burkholderia sp. FERM BP-3421 genome contains the following:
- the choW gene encoding choline ABC transporter permease subunit, with the protein MSELIPLGTWVDQSVRYLLDHDAKTFDTIGRAIEGLAAFVEHSLQAVPMWAMMAIFIGVGLWRVGWRFALFTTLSLLLIFATGFWDQTIVTLGLTLSSTIISLVLGIPLGVWAAKSKWVAAIVRPILDLMQTMPAFVYLIPAAMLFGLGRVPGILSTVIFAMPPAVRLTSLGIRHVNREIVEAGQAFGCTPWQLLYKVQFPNALPSIMQGVNQTIMMALSMVIIASMVGAGGLGNDVLASIQRLDIGLGFESGLSVVLLAIILDRITESFGRAPGTARAPLFAGLRQLLGQRAAARA; encoded by the coding sequence ATGTCTGAACTCATTCCGCTCGGCACCTGGGTCGACCAGTCGGTCCGCTACCTGCTCGACCACGACGCGAAAACGTTCGACACCATCGGGCGCGCGATCGAAGGGCTCGCCGCGTTCGTCGAGCACAGCCTGCAGGCGGTGCCGATGTGGGCGATGATGGCCATCTTCATCGGCGTCGGGCTGTGGCGGGTCGGCTGGCGCTTCGCGCTGTTCACGACGCTGTCGCTGCTGCTGATCTTCGCGACCGGCTTCTGGGATCAGACCATCGTGACGCTCGGCCTCACGCTGTCGTCGACCATCATCAGCCTCGTGCTCGGCATCCCGCTCGGCGTCTGGGCCGCGAAGAGCAAGTGGGTCGCGGCCATCGTGCGGCCGATCCTCGACCTGATGCAGACCATGCCCGCGTTCGTCTACCTGATCCCGGCGGCGATGCTGTTCGGCCTCGGCCGCGTGCCCGGCATCCTGTCGACGGTGATCTTCGCGATGCCGCCCGCGGTGCGGCTCACGAGCCTCGGCATCCGCCACGTGAACCGCGAGATCGTCGAGGCCGGCCAGGCCTTCGGCTGCACGCCGTGGCAGCTGCTGTACAAGGTGCAGTTCCCGAACGCGCTGCCGTCGATCATGCAGGGCGTGAACCAGACCATCATGATGGCGCTGTCGATGGTGATCATCGCGTCGATGGTCGGCGCGGGCGGCCTCGGCAACGACGTGCTCGCGAGCATCCAGCGGCTCGACATCGGCCTCGGGTTCGAGAGCGGCCTGTCCGTCGTGCTGCTCGCGATCATTCTCGATCGCATCACGGAGAGCTTCGGCCGCGCGCCTGGCACCGCGCGCGCGCCGTTGTTCGCGGGGCTGCGCCAACTGCTCGGCCAGCGCGCCGCCGCGCGGGCCTGA
- a CDS encoding GlxA family transcriptional regulator has translation MLESDVTPAAAPAVSATPVSSLAHFGFLTLPQFSMIAFTSAIEVLRMANYVGRAEHYRWSIFSLDGAPVPASNGIVVRPTRPLDATQLPDVMIVCGGVRIRDAVDEATRDALVALAERGVPLGGICTGAYALMASGLLDDYRCTVHWENLSALHAEFPRVRFADELFVVDRDRLTCTGGTAPLDLMLNLVGARLGQPLAAQVSEQFILERIRGATDPQPIPVDARVGFSRAELVEVVRLMEANIEEPLSLEELARLVRLSQRHLQRMFKVYLNVSPTHYYLSLRLKRARDLLRTTDASIARVTTVCGFHSPCHFSKAYRAQFGHAPSHERRMPGR, from the coding sequence ATGCTGGAGAGCGATGTGACGCCTGCCGCCGCCCCCGCCGTATCCGCCACGCCCGTATCCAGCCTCGCGCATTTCGGCTTCCTGACCTTGCCGCAGTTCTCGATGATCGCGTTCACGAGCGCGATCGAGGTGCTGCGCATGGCCAACTACGTCGGGCGGGCCGAGCACTACCGCTGGTCGATCTTCTCGCTCGACGGCGCGCCCGTGCCGGCGAGCAACGGCATCGTGGTGCGGCCGACCCGGCCGCTCGACGCGACGCAGCTGCCGGACGTGATGATCGTATGCGGCGGGGTGCGGATCCGCGACGCGGTGGACGAGGCGACGCGCGACGCGCTCGTCGCGCTGGCCGAGCGCGGCGTGCCGCTCGGCGGGATCTGCACGGGCGCCTATGCGCTGATGGCGAGCGGCCTGCTCGACGACTATCGCTGCACCGTGCACTGGGAGAACCTGTCGGCGCTGCATGCGGAGTTTCCGCGCGTGCGCTTCGCGGACGAGCTGTTCGTCGTCGATCGCGACCGCCTGACCTGCACGGGCGGCACCGCGCCGCTCGACCTGATGCTGAACCTGGTCGGCGCGCGGCTCGGCCAGCCGCTGGCCGCGCAGGTGTCGGAGCAGTTCATCCTCGAACGGATCCGCGGCGCGACCGATCCGCAGCCGATCCCGGTCGATGCGCGGGTCGGCTTCTCGCGCGCGGAGCTGGTCGAGGTCGTGCGCCTGATGGAGGCGAACATCGAGGAGCCGCTGTCGCTCGAAGAGCTGGCGCGCCTCGTGCGGCTGTCGCAGCGCCATCTGCAACGGATGTTCAAGGTCTACCTGAACGTCTCGCCCACCCACTATTACCTGTCGCTGCGGCTGAAGCGCGCGCGCGACCTGCTGCGCACGACCGATGCGTCGATCGCGCGCGTGACGACGGTTTGCGGTTTTCATTCGCCATGCCATTTCAGCAAGGCCTACCGCGCGCAGTTCGGCCACGCGCCGAGCCACGAGCGGCGCATGCCGGGGCGATGA
- a CDS encoding choline ABC transporter substrate-binding protein — MKRMLLAMACGLSVGAAPVHAADPAACKTVRFADVGWTDIAATTGLASTMLAGLGYAPTKTIASVPITFAGIKSKQIDVFLGYWSPTMDPIIAPFTKAGTIKVLPTPNLTGAKYTLAVPDYAYQGGLKSFADIQKYADKLNGRIYGIEPGNDGNLLIKKMIDGNQFGLGKFKMVESSEAGMLVEVNRAIRDKQWIVFLGWEPHPMNVQMKIDYLSGGDDVFGPNYGEARVLTATPPDYAARCPNVAKFVSNLQFTTSIENHVMVPIMNKEEPNKAAAEWLKENPQALDKWLAGVTTVDGKPGLPAVKAYLGLH, encoded by the coding sequence ATGAAGCGAATGCTGCTGGCGATGGCCTGCGGGCTGAGCGTGGGCGCCGCGCCGGTGCATGCGGCGGACCCCGCCGCGTGCAAGACGGTGCGGTTCGCCGACGTGGGCTGGACGGATATCGCCGCGACCACCGGGCTCGCGTCGACGATGCTCGCGGGGCTCGGCTACGCGCCGACCAAGACGATCGCATCGGTGCCGATCACGTTCGCGGGCATCAAGAGCAAGCAGATCGACGTGTTCCTCGGTTACTGGTCGCCGACCATGGACCCGATCATCGCGCCGTTCACCAAGGCGGGCACGATCAAGGTGCTGCCGACGCCGAACCTGACGGGCGCGAAATACACGCTCGCGGTGCCGGACTATGCGTACCAGGGCGGCCTGAAGTCGTTCGCGGATATCCAGAAGTACGCGGACAAGCTGAACGGCCGCATCTACGGGATCGAGCCGGGCAACGACGGCAACCTGCTGATCAAGAAGATGATCGACGGGAACCAGTTCGGGCTCGGCAAGTTCAAGATGGTCGAGTCGAGCGAGGCGGGGATGCTGGTCGAGGTCAATCGCGCGATCCGCGACAAGCAGTGGATCGTGTTCCTCGGCTGGGAGCCGCATCCGATGAACGTGCAGATGAAGATCGACTACCTGAGCGGCGGCGACGACGTGTTCGGGCCGAACTACGGCGAGGCGCGCGTGCTGACCGCCACGCCGCCCGACTACGCGGCGCGCTGCCCGAACGTCGCGAAGTTCGTGTCGAACCTGCAGTTCACGACGTCGATCGAGAATCACGTGATGGTGCCGATCATGAACAAGGAAGAGCCGAACAAGGCCGCGGCCGAGTGGCTCAAGGAGAATCCGCAGGCGCTCGACAAGTGGCTTGCCGGCGTGACGACGGTCGACGGCAAGCCGGGCCTGCCGGCAGTGAAGGCGTATCTCGGCCTGCACTGA
- a CDS encoding M16 family metallopeptidase encodes MRKTSLSRRVAGMLFLSVGLRAAAAAPLPDLPFTRFTLPNGLTVVVHEDHKAPVVAVGVWYHVGSADEPDGKAGFAHLFEHLMFSGSAHYRHSYLPPFEQAGASDLNGTTSFDRTNYYETVPTTALDMALWMESDRMGYLLGAIGPKALDTQRGVVQNEKRQGENQPHGRVYEQILAASFPRNHPYHHDPIGSMADLDAASLADVQRWFRAYYGAANATLVLAGDVTPAEARAKAERYFGEIPAGPPVPRQQPWVTPLLAAQRGVQRDHVSQTSFYRTWVIPQLGTDDAVRLDLAAAVLGGGDTSRLYQRLVFQDKLADAVSVSVSPLALAGLFQISVDVREGVEPARAEAVVREELARFLADGPTDEELARARISRRADFVRSMEKVGGKAEILAEGQLYRGDPAAYRHDLERADAATPAGVKAAADTWLARGDYLLTVLPVRAGGGAAAKGERATARGPLPGRPAAQLPAEQAYATRASEVDRRAGVPRVATFPSLTFPALARGRLRNGIEVIVAQHRAIPTTLVQVMFDAGYAGDPAGKPGTASFTAAMMRSTRQLDAIAVARRMQGLGASTQVACDLDSCTASLDALNEQLQPALALFADLVRDPVFESDDLERIRNQLLAGIALEKTLPRAIAARILPSLLYGPNHAYGASFTGSGTEASIRAIRAADLAAYRDNWLRPDNATILVVGDTSLQEIVPRLDAVFGDWSAPAAPLPRKALGVAAAPAGARVLLVDKPGAPQSSIFAGLLAPSSAARDAIAADVANGAFGGNFSSRLNLNLRENKHWSYGASSRLQDAVGQRLFLISAPVQTDKTAASLREIVTEARDVVGARPLTPAEVELARQFVVRGLPGRYETSADVLDMVSRMVRYGYPDTYANTLKDTVEAVDAKAAEAALHAFIVPDAMTWVVVGDLRRIERPVRALKLGEVEVVDADGKPAGARPAAARARTPRAE; translated from the coding sequence ATGAGAAAAACCAGCCTGAGCCGGCGTGTCGCCGGCATGCTTTTCCTGTCGGTCGGCCTGCGGGCCGCCGCGGCCGCGCCGCTTCCGGACCTGCCGTTTACGCGCTTCACGCTGCCGAACGGCCTGACCGTGGTGGTGCACGAGGATCACAAGGCGCCGGTGGTGGCGGTGGGCGTCTGGTATCACGTCGGCTCGGCGGACGAGCCCGACGGCAAGGCCGGTTTCGCCCATCTGTTCGAACACCTGATGTTCTCCGGCTCGGCGCACTACCGGCATTCGTATCTGCCGCCGTTCGAGCAGGCCGGCGCGTCGGACCTGAACGGCACGACGTCGTTCGATCGAACCAACTACTACGAGACGGTGCCGACCACGGCGCTCGACATGGCGTTGTGGATGGAATCGGATCGCATGGGCTATCTGCTCGGCGCGATCGGCCCGAAGGCGCTCGACACCCAGCGCGGCGTCGTGCAGAACGAGAAGCGGCAGGGCGAGAACCAGCCGCACGGTCGCGTATACGAGCAGATCCTGGCGGCGAGCTTCCCGCGCAACCATCCCTATCACCATGATCCGATCGGCTCGATGGCGGACCTCGACGCGGCGTCGCTGGCGGACGTGCAGCGCTGGTTCCGCGCGTACTACGGCGCGGCCAACGCGACGCTGGTCCTGGCGGGCGACGTCACCCCGGCGGAGGCCCGCGCGAAGGCGGAGCGGTATTTCGGCGAGATTCCGGCCGGCCCGCCCGTGCCGCGCCAGCAGCCGTGGGTCACGCCGCTGTTGGCTGCGCAGCGTGGCGTGCAGCGCGATCACGTGTCGCAGACGAGCTTCTATCGGACCTGGGTGATCCCGCAGCTCGGCACGGATGATGCGGTGCGGCTCGATCTGGCCGCGGCGGTCCTGGGCGGCGGCGACACCTCGCGCCTGTACCAGCGGCTGGTGTTCCAGGACAAGCTGGCCGACGCCGTGTCGGTGTCGGTGTCGCCGCTGGCGCTGGCCGGTCTGTTCCAGATTTCGGTCGACGTGCGCGAGGGCGTGGAGCCCGCCCGGGCCGAGGCCGTGGTGCGCGAGGAGCTGGCGCGTTTTCTCGCCGACGGCCCCACCGACGAGGAACTGGCGCGCGCCCGGATCAGCCGCCGCGCGGATTTCGTGCGCAGCATGGAGAAAGTCGGCGGCAAGGCGGAAATCCTGGCCGAAGGGCAGCTCTATCGGGGTGATCCGGCGGCCTACCGGCATGACCTCGAACGGGCGGACGCCGCGACGCCCGCCGGCGTCAAGGCGGCGGCGGACACCTGGCTCGCGCGCGGCGACTACCTGCTGACCGTGCTGCCGGTGCGCGCTGGCGGCGGAGCGGCCGCGAAGGGCGAGCGTGCGACGGCGCGGGGCCCGCTGCCGGGGCGTCCGGCGGCGCAACTGCCGGCCGAACAGGCCTATGCGACCCGCGCGAGCGAGGTCGATCGCCGCGCGGGCGTGCCGCGGGTCGCGACGTTTCCGTCGCTGACCTTTCCGGCGCTGGCGCGCGGCCGGCTCAGGAACGGCATCGAGGTCATCGTCGCGCAGCATCGCGCGATCCCGACGACGCTGGTGCAAGTGATGTTCGACGCCGGCTATGCGGGCGATCCGGCCGGCAAGCCCGGGACGGCCAGCTTCACCGCCGCGATGATGCGCAGCACTCGGCAGCTCGATGCGATCGCGGTGGCGCGGCGCATGCAGGGGCTCGGCGCATCGACGCAGGTCGCGTGCGACCTGGATTCGTGCACGGCGTCGCTCGATGCGCTGAACGAGCAGTTGCAGCCCGCGCTCGCGCTGTTTGCCGATCTCGTGCGCGATCCGGTGTTCGAATCGGACGACCTGGAGCGCATCCGCAATCAGTTGCTGGCGGGCATCGCGCTGGAAAAGACCCTGCCGCGTGCGATCGCCGCGCGTATCCTGCCGTCGCTGTTGTACGGTCCGAACCATGCGTATGGCGCATCCTTCACGGGTTCCGGCACCGAGGCGTCGATCCGCGCGATCCGCGCGGCGGACCTGGCTGCCTATCGCGACAACTGGCTGCGGCCCGACAATGCGACGATCCTGGTGGTCGGCGACACCTCGCTGCAGGAGATCGTCCCGCGCCTCGACGCCGTGTTCGGCGACTGGTCCGCGCCGGCCGCGCCGCTGCCGCGCAAGGCCCTCGGCGTGGCCGCCGCGCCGGCCGGCGCCCGCGTGCTGCTGGTCGACAAGCCCGGCGCGCCGCAGTCGTCGATCTTTGCCGGCCTGCTCGCGCCGTCGAGCGCGGCGCGCGACGCCATCGCCGCCGACGTGGCGAACGGCGCGTTCGGCGGCAACTTCTCGTCGCGTCTCAACCTGAATCTGCGCGAGAACAAGCATTGGTCCTATGGGGCGTCCAGCCGCCTGCAGGATGCGGTCGGCCAGCGCCTGTTCCTGATCTCGGCGCCGGTGCAGACCGACAAGACGGCGGCGTCGTTGCGCGAGATCGTGACGGAGGCGCGCGACGTGGTGGGCGCGCGGCCGCTGACGCCCGCCGAGGTGGAACTGGCCCGCCAGTTCGTCGTGAGAGGGCTGCCGGGGCGCTACGAAACCAGCGCGGACGTGCTCGACATGGTGAGCCGGATGGTGCGGTATGGGTATCCGGACACCTACGCGAACACCCTCAAGGACACCGTCGAGGCGGTCGATGCGAAGGCGGCGGAAGCCGCGCTGCATGCCTTCATCGTGCCCGATGCGATGACGTGGGTGGTCGTCGGGGATCTCCGCCGGATCGAGCGGCCGGTGCGCGCGCTCAAGCTGGGCGAGGTCGAGGTGGTCGACGCCGACGGCAAGCCGGCGGGCGCCCGCCCCGCCGCCGCACGCGCGCGCACGCCGCGCGCGGAGTAG
- a CDS encoding Gfo/Idh/MocA family protein yields the protein MAEIRWGMIGCGAVAEVKSGPAFGKIEHSRLVAVMRRDAALAADYARRHGVPRWYADAAALIEDPEVNAVYIATPPHRHKAYAIQCAEAGKAAYVEKPMALNAAECAEMLAAARANGTPLFVAYYRRRLPRFLKLRELLGSGAAIGVPRFVTCMLHRPLEARYRDPSHLPWSVIPEISGGGLFVDLASHTLDILDFLFGEIVSVRGHASSQAGAYPAEDCVSMSFLFRNGLHGCGIWNFASHERCDEIRIVGSEGQIALSTFGDGDLVVTRPGEPEQRFPIGNPVHIQQPLIECVVRSLTGEQDPHPDLDPARAARTSWVMDQVLDEYRANRRARPD from the coding sequence ATGGCGGAAATACGCTGGGGCATGATCGGCTGCGGCGCGGTGGCCGAAGTGAAGAGCGGCCCCGCGTTCGGGAAGATCGAACATTCGCGCCTCGTCGCCGTGATGCGGCGCGACGCCGCGCTCGCGGCCGACTACGCGCGGCGGCACGGCGTGCCGCGCTGGTATGCGGACGCCGCCGCGCTGATCGAGGATCCCGAGGTCAACGCGGTCTATATCGCAACTCCGCCGCATCGGCACAAGGCCTACGCGATTCAATGCGCGGAGGCCGGCAAGGCCGCGTACGTGGAAAAACCCATGGCGCTGAACGCGGCGGAATGCGCGGAGATGCTCGCGGCGGCCCGGGCCAACGGCACGCCCTTGTTCGTCGCCTACTACCGCCGACGGCTGCCGCGCTTCCTGAAGCTGCGCGAACTGCTCGGCTCGGGCGCCGCGATCGGCGTGCCGAGGTTCGTCACCTGCATGCTTCACCGCCCGCTCGAAGCGCGCTACCGGGACCCGTCCCATCTGCCCTGGAGCGTGATCCCGGAGATCTCGGGCGGCGGCCTGTTCGTCGACCTGGCCAGCCATACGCTCGACATCCTCGACTTCCTGTTCGGCGAAATCGTGTCGGTGCGGGGTCACGCCAGTTCGCAGGCCGGCGCCTATCCCGCCGAGGACTGCGTATCGATGTCGTTCCTGTTCCGCAACGGCCTGCACGGCTGCGGCATCTGGAATTTCGCGAGCCATGAGCGCTGCGACGAGATCCGCATCGTCGGCAGCGAAGGACAGATCGCGCTGTCGACCTTCGGCGACGGCGACCTCGTCGTCACGCGGCCCGGCGAGCCCGAGCAGCGCTTCCCGATCGGCAACCCCGTCCACATCCAGCAGCCGCTGATCGAATGCGTGGTGCGCAGCCTGACCGGCGAGCAGGACCCGCATCCCGACCTCGACCCCGCCCGCGCGGCGAGGACGAGCTGGGTCATGGACCAGGTGCTGGACGAATACCGGGCGAACCGGCGCGCGCGTCCGGACTGA
- a CDS encoding aspartyl/asparaginyl beta-hydroxylase domain-containing protein has protein sequence MAAFYDVGARALRTLYDRRIDAGAVLDSVTLFPDAPRFVAAWPAIRDEALAVSRDLSRIPRFHEIMREQASISANDARDWRMFIVQAYGVRFPRNLDRCPALAALLASTPDVLSASFSFLAPGKHVPAHRGPFRGILRGYLVLSMPKRADGSAAAALKIDGQEHRLDDGQFLLWDDTFEHEVWNDSEEVRIVLLLDIRRRGMSRGLTWLSAGLIRLVRIAIRLRGGAIPV, from the coding sequence ATGGCTGCCTTTTATGATGTCGGCGCGCGCGCCTTGCGCACGCTCTACGATCGCCGGATCGACGCCGGCGCCGTGCTCGACAGCGTCACGTTGTTTCCCGACGCGCCCCGTTTCGTCGCGGCGTGGCCCGCGATTCGCGACGAAGCCCTCGCGGTCTCGCGCGACCTCTCGCGCATCCCGCGCTTCCACGAGATCATGCGCGAGCAGGCGTCGATCTCCGCGAACGACGCGCGCGACTGGCGGATGTTCATCGTGCAGGCCTACGGCGTGCGTTTCCCGCGCAACCTCGACCGCTGCCCGGCGCTCGCCGCGCTGCTCGCGTCAACGCCGGACGTGCTGTCCGCATCGTTCTCGTTTCTCGCGCCGGGCAAGCACGTCCCCGCCCATCGCGGACCGTTCCGGGGCATCCTGCGAGGCTATCTGGTGCTGTCGATGCCGAAGCGCGCGGATGGCTCGGCGGCGGCGGCGCTGAAGATCGACGGGCAGGAGCACCGGCTCGACGACGGGCAATTCCTGTTGTGGGACGATACCTTCGAGCACGAAGTCTGGAACGACAGCGAGGAAGTGCGGATCGTGCTGCTGCTCGACATCCGGCGTCGCGGGATGTCGCGCGGGCTCACGTGGCTGTCGGCGGGCCTGATCCGGCTCGTGCGGATCGCGATCCGGCTGCGCGGCGGCGCGATTCCGGTGTAG
- the denD gene encoding D-erythronate dehydrogenase produces MKILITGGAGFLGQRLAKRLLARGVLAGPDGAPQRIRELVLLDVVKGDDFGDPRVTTHVGDIATRATLERAIDAGTLPIFHLAAIVSGQAEADFELGVRINLDASRQLLDVCRALGHRPRVVFTSSVAVYGGALPDVVRDDTALNPQSSYGVQKAIAELLLSDYTRRGFVDGRVLRLPTISVRPGRPNAAASSFASGIIREPLNGERAACPVPGGTRLWLLSPRRAIDALVVGCELDDAQLGAARAINLPGLSVSVDEMIDALREVAGEPVAARIDHAPDARIMRIVGGWPARWDTSRAEHLGFTGDAGFADVIRDHLADARR; encoded by the coding sequence ATGAAAATCCTCATCACCGGCGGCGCGGGCTTTCTCGGCCAGCGCCTCGCGAAACGGCTGCTCGCACGCGGCGTACTGGCCGGCCCGGACGGCGCGCCGCAACGCATCCGCGAACTCGTGCTGCTCGATGTCGTGAAAGGCGACGATTTCGGCGATCCGCGCGTCACGACGCACGTCGGCGACATCGCGACGCGCGCGACGCTCGAACGCGCAATCGACGCCGGCACGCTCCCGATCTTCCATCTGGCCGCGATCGTGAGCGGCCAGGCCGAAGCCGACTTCGAGCTGGGCGTGCGGATCAATCTCGATGCGTCGCGGCAGCTGCTCGACGTCTGCCGCGCGCTCGGCCACCGTCCGCGCGTGGTGTTCACCAGTTCGGTCGCCGTCTATGGCGGCGCGCTGCCGGATGTCGTGCGGGACGACACCGCGCTCAACCCGCAATCGTCGTACGGCGTCCAGAAGGCGATCGCCGAATTGCTGCTGTCGGACTACACGCGCCGCGGCTTCGTCGACGGCCGCGTGCTGCGCCTGCCGACCATCAGCGTACGGCCCGGCCGGCCGAACGCGGCGGCCTCGTCGTTCGCGAGCGGGATCATCCGCGAGCCGCTCAACGGCGAGCGCGCGGCCTGCCCGGTGCCGGGCGGCACGCGGCTGTGGCTGTTGTCGCCGCGCCGCGCGATCGACGCGCTGGTCGTCGGCTGCGAGCTGGACGATGCGCAGCTCGGCGCGGCGCGCGCGATCAACCTGCCGGGGCTGTCGGTCAGCGTCGACGAGATGATCGACGCCTTGCGCGAGGTCGCGGGCGAGCCTGTCGCCGCGCGCATCGACCACGCGCCCGATGCGCGGATCATGCGCATCGTCGGCGGCTGGCCCGCGCGCTGGGACACCTCGCGCGCGGAACACCTCGGTTTCACGGGCGACGCCGGCTTCGCGGACGTGATCCGCGACCACCTCGCCGACGCGCGCCGCTGA
- the otnI gene encoding 2-oxo-tetronate isomerase: MPRFAANLSMLYPEHAFLDRFAAAARDGFRAVEYLFPYDFPAAELKARLDAHGLAQALFNAPPGDWAGGERGLASLPGREDDFRRGLDTALDYARVLGNDKLHVMAGLVAAPLERARQRDLYLRNLAYAADTARAHGVTILIEPINPRDMPGFLLNRQDEAQAICREVGAPNLKVQFDCYHCQIVEGDLATKLERGIAGIGHVQIAGVPDRREPDLGELNYPYLFALLDTLGYDGWIGCEYRPRAGTSDGLGWLAPYL, from the coding sequence ATGCCGCGCTTCGCCGCCAATCTCTCGATGCTGTATCCGGAACACGCGTTCCTCGACCGCTTCGCCGCCGCCGCCCGCGACGGCTTCCGTGCGGTCGAGTACCTGTTCCCCTACGACTTCCCCGCCGCCGAGCTGAAAGCGCGCCTCGACGCCCATGGGCTCGCGCAGGCGCTGTTCAACGCGCCGCCCGGCGACTGGGCCGGCGGCGAGCGCGGCCTCGCGTCGCTGCCGGGCCGCGAGGACGACTTCCGGCGCGGCCTCGACACCGCGCTCGACTACGCGCGCGTGCTCGGCAACGACAAGCTGCACGTGATGGCCGGCCTCGTCGCGGCGCCGCTCGAGCGCGCGCGGCAGCGCGACCTGTATCTGCGCAATCTCGCCTACGCGGCCGACACGGCGCGCGCGCACGGCGTCACGATCCTGATCGAGCCGATCAACCCGCGCGACATGCCCGGCTTCTTGCTGAACCGCCAGGATGAGGCGCAGGCGATCTGCCGCGAAGTCGGCGCGCCGAACCTGAAGGTGCAGTTCGACTGCTATCACTGCCAGATCGTCGAGGGCGATCTCGCGACGAAGCTCGAGCGCGGCATCGCCGGCATCGGCCACGTGCAGATCGCCGGCGTGCCCGACCGCCGCGAACCCGACCTCGGCGAGCTGAACTATCCGTATCTGTTCGCGCTGCTCGACACGCTCGGCTACGACGGCTGGATCGGCTGCGAGTACCGGCCGCGCGCCGGCACGTCCGACGGGCTCGGCTGGCTCGCGCCTTACCTGTGA
- a CDS encoding FadR/GntR family transcriptional regulator codes for MFEKIPSRAMSDTVAQQLLQQIEIGSFAGTGKLPTEAMLAQEFGVSRTVIREAISRLKNEGVVAPRQGSGVYLVEHASIRPLRIDYAEAVEAGALTQLFAVRRAIEAEVAAEAALQRNDADLAAIDAALRGIDAAVAEGRDGVAEDIAFHSAIAAVTGNPYFLKTLTFLNQYLAAGIAITRRHDATRAHFSRQVRDEHAAIAAAIRAGDPLAARDAALAHLRHAAQRLAQAGLR; via the coding sequence ATGTTCGAGAAAATCCCGTCCCGCGCGATGAGCGACACGGTCGCCCAGCAACTGCTCCAGCAAATCGAGATCGGCAGCTTCGCCGGCACCGGCAAGCTGCCGACGGAAGCCATGCTCGCGCAGGAGTTCGGCGTGAGCCGCACGGTGATCCGCGAGGCGATCTCGCGGCTGAAGAACGAAGGCGTCGTCGCGCCGCGCCAGGGCAGCGGCGTCTACCTCGTCGAGCACGCATCGATCCGCCCGCTGCGGATCGACTATGCGGAGGCGGTCGAGGCCGGCGCGCTGACCCAGCTGTTCGCGGTGCGCCGCGCGATCGAGGCCGAAGTCGCCGCCGAGGCGGCGCTGCAGCGCAATGACGCGGACCTCGCGGCCATCGACGCGGCGCTGCGCGGAATCGACGCGGCGGTCGCCGAAGGCCGCGACGGCGTGGCCGAGGACATCGCCTTCCACAGCGCGATCGCCGCCGTCACCGGCAACCCCTACTTCCTGAAAACGCTCACCTTCCTGAATCAGTACCTGGCGGCCGGCATCGCCATCACGCGACGCCACGACGCGACCCGCGCGCATTTCTCCCGCCAGGTGCGCGACGAGCATGCGGCGATCGCCGCCGCGATCCGCGCCGGCGATCCGCTGGCCGCGCGCGACGCCGCGCTCGCGCATCTGCGCCACGCGGCCCAGCGGCTCGCGCAGGCCGGCCTGCGCTGA